The following proteins come from a genomic window of Galactobacillus timonensis:
- a CDS encoding isocitrate/isopropylmalate dehydrogenase family protein — translation MDAVLIAGDGIGPEIAESVGKVSEALNTGIHWRKFAAGAGYYEKSGALFEEGMTDAIKETGIALKGPTATPIGTGFRSINVQLRQMFHTYANLRPVHSIPGVKSRYENVDLVIVRENTEDLYKGLEYRVDDNTAHGIKLITRPASERIVRFAFDYASRNGRHKVTAVHKANIMKETDGLFLEAARNVAKEYPDIAFDSVIIDALCMKLVTDPTQFDVLVAPNLYGDIISDLCAGLVGGLGFAPSANIGDATVIYEAVHGSAPDIAGKGIANPTALLMAFEMLLRDHGMEDKADCLKAALEKALADPQAATPDIGGTGTTSVFTDAVIAGILENKR, via the coding sequence ATGGACGCAGTATTGATTGCCGGCGACGGCATTGGACCTGAAATTGCAGAAAGTGTTGGAAAGGTATCGGAAGCCCTGAATACAGGAATTCACTGGCGGAAGTTCGCCGCCGGTGCCGGATATTATGAAAAGAGCGGAGCTCTGTTTGAAGAAGGAATGACGGATGCGATCAAGGAAACGGGAATCGCCCTCAAGGGACCGACCGCGACGCCGATCGGAACCGGTTTCCGTTCCATCAATGTGCAGCTGCGCCAGATGTTTCATACGTATGCCAATCTGCGGCCAGTGCATTCGATCCCCGGTGTCAAGAGCCGCTATGAAAATGTGGATCTTGTCATTGTCCGTGAAAATACGGAGGATCTGTACAAGGGTCTGGAATACAGGGTCGATGACAATACGGCCCATGGCATCAAGCTGATTACGCGGCCGGCCAGCGAGCGCATTGTCCGCTTCGCCTTTGACTACGCAAGCAGGAATGGTCGTCATAAGGTGACAGCGGTACATAAGGCAAACATCATGAAGGAAACGGACGGCCTGTTTCTTGAGGCAGCCAGAAACGTCGCGAAAGAGTATCCGGACATTGCCTTTGACAGCGTCATCATTGATGCCCTGTGCATGAAGCTGGTCACGGATCCGACACAGTTTGATGTGCTGGTGGCGCCGAATCTGTATGGCGATATTATCAGTGATCTGTGTGCGGGACTTGTCGGGGGCCTTGGCTTTGCGCCGAGTGCCAACATCGGCGACGCGACCGTTATCTATGAAGCTGTGCATGGATCGGCACCGGATATTGCCGGCAAGGGCATCGCAAATCCAACAGCGCTGTTAATGGCATTTGAGATGCTGCTGAGAGATCACGGCATGGAAGATAAGGCAGACTGCCTCAAAGCAGCACTGGAAAAAGCACTCGCCGATCCTCAGGCGGCGACGCCTGATATCGGCGGCACGGGCACGACATCCGTGTTTACGGATGCCGTGATTGCCGGGATTTTGGAGAATAAGAGATGA
- a CDS encoding hydratase, with amino-acid sequence MKLIDQKVKYAGGKLVPLAEGEAFDRSKTLSSRILSAHSTGSDGMYHIRFDSLTSHDITYVNIIQTARASGLTKFPVPYVLTNCHNTLCAVGGTINEDDHRFALSAAHKYGGIYVPPCLAVIHSYNREMMTGCGKMILGSDSHTRYGALGTMGIGEGGGELVKQLINQTYDLAEPKAILIHVTGKVKPGVGPHDVALALVGAVYHSGFVRNKVLEFAGEGIHGLSQDFRNGIDVMTTETACLSSIWETDAVTEEYYRIHGRPGDYRQLSVSDGACYDGAIELDLSEISSMIALPMHPSYAVRISDLKEHPYELLKEAQDRSNRQLNGVTMDLVSKIDDRGRIHVDQGIIAGCSGGIYENICAASHILKNGDCGNGEFRLSVYPDSLPVYFALARNGVLADVTASGAIVREAFCGPCFGAGETPANGEFSIRHTTRNFPNREGSKPAEGQIAAVGLMDARSIAATARNQGILTGADELGEEAVYEVPSFTFDQGIYEKRVYNGWGKAEPETELVFGPNIKDWPEIPALSDDLLLKVVTYIDDPVTTTDELIPSGETSSFRSNPLRLAQFALGRRDPQYVSKAEAVAKLDAMRRASETEAESLKVYAALNSSGVTTSAADTLIESCIYANKPGDGSAREQAASCQRVLGGGANIAQEYATKRYRTNCINWGIVPFETKTPDAFKEGDWIFVKDIRESLEKNTPVKAYVVGSDGSVSPLALTYGTLDEQEKETLLAGCLINYNRDRIKH; translated from the coding sequence ATGAAGCTGATTGATCAGAAGGTGAAATATGCGGGCGGAAAGCTAGTTCCGCTGGCGGAAGGTGAGGCGTTTGATCGCTCAAAGACGCTGAGCAGCCGTATTCTTTCGGCGCACAGCACGGGCAGTGACGGAATGTACCACATCCGCTTTGATTCCTTGACGTCGCATGACATTACGTATGTGAACATCATTCAGACGGCGCGTGCTTCGGGTCTGACGAAGTTTCCGGTGCCGTATGTTCTGACCAACTGCCACAATACGCTGTGTGCGGTCGGTGGGACGATCAATGAGGATGATCATCGCTTTGCGCTGAGTGCGGCGCATAAGTACGGCGGCATCTATGTTCCGCCATGCCTGGCCGTCATTCACAGCTACAACCGTGAGATGATGACGGGCTGCGGGAAGATGATCCTGGGCTCGGATTCGCATACGCGCTATGGTGCCCTTGGAACGATGGGCATCGGCGAAGGCGGCGGCGAGCTGGTGAAGCAGCTGATCAATCAGACCTATGACCTGGCTGAGCCGAAGGCGATTCTCATTCATGTGACGGGAAAGGTGAAGCCCGGCGTCGGTCCCCATGATGTGGCGCTTGCCCTGGTCGGTGCGGTATATCACAGCGGCTTTGTCCGCAACAAGGTTCTTGAGTTTGCGGGGGAGGGCATCCATGGCCTTTCGCAGGATTTCCGCAACGGCATCGATGTGATGACGACGGAGACGGCATGCCTTTCTTCGATCTGGGAGACGGATGCGGTGACGGAAGAATACTACCGGATCCATGGCCGCCCGGGGGACTATCGGCAGCTGAGCGTCAGTGACGGTGCCTGCTACGATGGTGCGATTGAGCTGGATCTTTCCGAGATCTCCAGCATGATTGCGCTGCCGATGCATCCGAGCTATGCGGTGAGAATCAGTGATCTCAAGGAACATCCCTATGAGCTTCTGAAAGAGGCGCAGGATCGTTCGAACAGGCAGCTGAACGGTGTGACGATGGATCTGGTGTCGAAGATCGATGACCGCGGCCGGATCCATGTGGATCAGGGCATCATTGCCGGCTGCAGCGGCGGCATCTATGAAAACATTTGTGCGGCGTCGCACATTTTGAAAAACGGTGACTGCGGCAATGGCGAGTTCCGTCTCAGTGTCTATCCGGATTCGCTGCCGGTATATTTTGCGCTGGCGCGCAACGGGGTGCTGGCCGATGTGACGGCGAGCGGTGCGATTGTGCGGGAAGCCTTCTGCGGCCCGTGCTTCGGTGCCGGAGAGACGCCGGCCAATGGTGAATTCTCGATTCGTCATACGACGCGCAACTTCCCGAACCGTGAAGGTTCGAAGCCTGCGGAGGGACAGATTGCGGCGGTCGGTCTGATGGATGCCCGCTCGATTGCGGCCACGGCCCGTAACCAGGGCATTCTGACGGGGGCGGACGAGCTTGGCGAAGAAGCGGTATATGAGGTTCCTTCCTTTACCTTTGATCAGGGGATTTATGAGAAGCGTGTGTACAACGGCTGGGGTAAGGCAGAGCCGGAAACGGAGCTTGTCTTTGGGCCGAACATCAAGGACTGGCCTGAGATTCCTGCGCTGAGTGATGATCTTCTTCTGAAGGTTGTGACCTATATTGATGATCCGGTGACGACGACCGATGAGCTGATCCCTTCGGGTGAGACATCAAGCTTCCGCTCCAATCCGCTGCGTCTGGCGCAGTTTGCGCTGGGCCGCAGGGATCCACAGTATGTGTCCAAGGCGGAAGCCGTTGCGAAGCTGGATGCGATGCGCAGAGCTTCAGAGACTGAGGCGGAATCTTTGAAGGTGTATGCGGCACTGAACAGCAGCGGCGTAACGACATCGGCCGCAGATACGCTGATTGAATCCTGCATCTATGCCAATAAGCCGGGCGATGGCAGTGCCCGTGAACAGGCCGCATCGTGCCAGCGTGTGCTTGGCGGCGGTGCCAACATTGCGCAGGAATATGCGACAAAGCGCTACCGCACCAACTGCATTAACTGGGGCATCGTGCCCTTTGAGACAAAGACGCCGGATGCCTTCAAGGAAGGCGACTGGATCTTTGTGAAGGACATCCGTGAAAGCCTTGAAAAAAATACGCCTGTAAAGGCGTATGTGGTAGGAAGCGATGGCAGTGTATCGCCGCTCGCATTAACCTATGGGACTCTTGACGAGCAGGAGAAGGAAACGCTGCTCGCCGGCTGCCTCATCAATTACAACCGGGACCGGATTAAGCATTAG
- the upp gene encoding uracil phosphoribosyltransferase has product MLEVLNHPLITHKLTQMRRKETGTKDFRENLDEIAELMAYEVCRDLPVEPVDIETPVAPCTGYQLSKEVVIVPILRAGIGLLDGIRRLVPTAKVGFIGLYRDEKTLQPHEYFAKFPKDLDKAVVMIVDPMLATGGSALAAIHSVKERGAKNIKLVCLVGVPEGVRAVQKEYPDVDIYLAALDDHLNENGYIVPGLGDAGDRIFGTK; this is encoded by the coding sequence ATGCTGGAAGTACTGAATCATCCGCTGATTACACACAAACTGACCCAGATGCGCCGCAAGGAGACGGGTACGAAGGATTTCCGTGAGAATCTCGATGAGATTGCGGAGCTGATGGCGTATGAGGTATGCCGTGATCTTCCGGTGGAGCCGGTTGACATTGAGACGCCGGTTGCGCCGTGCACGGGCTATCAGCTGAGCAAGGAAGTTGTCATTGTTCCGATTCTGCGTGCTGGCATCGGTCTTTTGGATGGTATTCGCCGGCTGGTTCCGACGGCCAAGGTTGGCTTCATTGGTCTGTACCGTGATGAGAAGACGCTGCAGCCGCATGAGTATTTTGCCAAGTTCCCGAAGGATCTGGACAAGGCGGTTGTCATGATCGTTGATCCGATGCTGGCGACTGGCGGCAGTGCTCTGGCAGCGATTCATTCGGTCAAGGAGCGCGGGGCAAAGAATATCAAGCTGGTTTGCCTGGTCGGTGTTCCGGAAGGTGTGCGTGCGGTTCAGAAGGAATATCCGGATGTGGATATCTATCTGGCGGCGTTGGATGATCATCTGAATGAGAATGGTTACATTGTGCCGGGTCTTGGTGATGCGGGCGACCGTATCTTCGGGACGAAGTAA
- a CDS encoding DUF1146 family protein, whose product MSSDYIVSITIRIVCFAISFWALDALDFQRFLKKGRVAKAQVLYWILAASLGWMLAEFILGLMSIA is encoded by the coding sequence ATGTCCTCTGACTATATCGTTTCGATAACGATTCGGATTGTGTGCTTCGCCATCAGTTTCTGGGCTCTGGATGCGCTGGACTTTCAGCGGTTTCTGAAGAAGGGCCGGGTGGCGAAGGCGCAGGTGCTGTACTGGATCCTGGCGGCTTCCCTGGGGTGGATGCTGGCAGAGTTCATTCTCGGCCTGATGTCAATCGCATGA